In one window of Pseudomonas sp. IAC-BECa141 DNA:
- the glyS gene encoding glycine--tRNA ligase subunit beta has protein sequence MSAQDFLVELGTEELPPKALNTLAEAFLAGIDKGLQAAGLNYETKTVYAAPRRLAVLITALATQQPDRSINLDGPPRQAAFDAEGNPTQAALGFAKKCGVELSEIDQSGPKLRYSQNIAGKPTASLLPTIVEDSLNDLPIPKRMRWGARKEEFVRPTQWLVMLLGDQVIDCTILAQKAGRESRGHRFHHPQSVRIGSPSSYLADLRAAYVLADANERREIISKRTEELATRQEGTAIVPPALLDEVTALVEWPVPLVCSFEERFLDVPQEALITTMQDNQKYFCLLDADGKLLPRFITVANIESKDPQQIIAGNEKVVRPRLTDAEFFFKQDKKQKLEAFNDRLQNVVFQEKLGSVYDKAERVSKLAAYIAARIGGNASWAARAGLLSKCDLATEMVGEFPEMQGVAGYYYALNDGEPEDVALALNEQYMPRGAGAELPATLTGAAVAIADKLDTLVGIFGIGMLPTGSKDPYALRRAALGVLRILIEKQLDLDLNDAVAFAVNSFGAKVKAAGLNDAVLEFIFDRLRARYEDEGVDVATYLSVRALKPGSALDFDQRVQAVQAFRKLPEAAALAAVNKRVSNLLSKVEGSVPTEVQAKYFDNANEFSLYSAIQQADQAVQPMAAARQYNESLARLAALREPVDAFFDAVMVNAEDANVRANRYALLARLRGLFLGVADISLLG, from the coding sequence ATGAGTGCTCAAGATTTTCTGGTTGAACTGGGCACCGAAGAACTGCCACCCAAAGCCCTGAACACCCTGGCCGAAGCGTTTCTGGCCGGTATCGACAAGGGCCTGCAGGCCGCTGGCCTGAACTACGAGACCAAAACCGTCTACGCCGCCCCGCGTCGTCTGGCCGTGCTGATCACTGCGCTGGCGACCCAGCAGCCGGATCGCAGCATCAACCTCGACGGCCCGCCACGTCAGGCCGCATTCGACGCTGAAGGCAACCCGACTCAAGCGGCACTGGGTTTTGCCAAGAAGTGTGGGGTCGAGCTGAGCGAAATCGACCAGAGCGGTCCGAAATTGCGCTACAGCCAGAACATCGCCGGCAAACCAACCGCCAGCCTGCTGCCGACCATCGTCGAAGACTCGCTGAACGACCTGCCGATCCCGAAACGCATGCGCTGGGGTGCGCGCAAGGAAGAGTTCGTGCGTCCGACCCAGTGGCTGGTGATGCTGCTCGGCGACCAGGTCATCGACTGCACGATCCTCGCGCAGAAGGCTGGCCGTGAGTCCCGTGGCCACCGTTTCCACCACCCGCAAAGTGTGCGCATCGGTTCGCCGTCGAGCTACCTGGCCGACCTGCGTGCCGCTTACGTGCTGGCCGACGCCAACGAGCGTCGCGAAATCATCAGCAAACGCACCGAAGAACTGGCGACCCGCCAGGAAGGCACCGCGATCGTGCCGCCGGCGCTGCTCGACGAAGTGACCGCGCTGGTCGAGTGGCCGGTGCCGCTGGTGTGCTCGTTCGAGGAACGTTTCCTCGACGTGCCGCAGGAAGCGCTGATCACCACCATGCAGGACAACCAGAAGTACTTCTGCCTGCTGGATGCCGACGGCAAGTTGCTGCCACGTTTCATTACCGTGGCCAACATCGAATCCAAAGACCCGCAGCAGATCATCGCCGGTAACGAGAAAGTGGTTCGCCCACGCCTGACCGACGCCGAGTTCTTCTTCAAGCAAGACAAGAAGCAGAAGCTCGAAGCATTCAACGATCGCCTGCAGAACGTGGTGTTCCAGGAAAAACTTGGCAGCGTCTACGACAAGGCCGAGCGCGTGTCGAAACTGGCCGCGTACATCGCCGCACGCATCGGCGGCAACGCTTCGTGGGCTGCCCGCGCAGGTCTGCTGTCCAAGTGCGACCTGGCGACCGAAATGGTCGGCGAGTTCCCGGAGATGCAAGGTGTCGCCGGTTACTACTACGCCCTCAATGACGGCGAGCCGGAAGACGTCGCTCTGGCCCTGAACGAGCAGTACATGCCACGCGGTGCCGGCGCTGAGTTGCCAGCCACCCTGACCGGTGCAGCAGTGGCCATCGCCGACAAGCTCGACACTCTGGTCGGCATCTTCGGCATCGGCATGCTGCCGACCGGCAGCAAAGACCCGTATGCCCTGCGCCGTGCGGCACTGGGCGTGTTGCGGATCCTGATCGAAAAACAACTGGATCTAGATCTGAACGATGCCGTGGCGTTCGCTGTGAATTCCTTCGGCGCGAAGGTCAAGGCTGCCGGCCTGAACGACGCAGTGCTGGAATTCATCTTCGACCGTCTGCGTGCGCGTTACGAAGACGAAGGCGTGGATGTGGCCACCTACCTGTCGGTACGTGCCCTGAAGCCGGGTTCGGCGCTGGACTTCGACCAGCGTGTGCAGGCGGTCCAGGCCTTCCGCAAACTGCCGGAAGCGGCAGCGCTGGCGGCGGTGAACAAGCGTGTGTCGAACCTGCTGAGCAAGGTGGAAGGCTCGGTGCCGACCGAAGTCCAGGCCAAGTACTTCGACAATGCCAACGAGTTCTCGCTGTACTCGGCGATCCAGCAGGCGGACCAGGCTGTACAGCCAATGGCCGCGGCGCGTCAGTACAACGAATCGCTGGCACGCCTGGCCGCCCTGCGCGAGCCGGTGGACGCGTTCTTCGACGCGGTGATGGTCAATGCCGAAGACGCCAACGTGCGGGCCAACCGTTACGCGCTGCTGGCGCGTCTGCGTGGTCTGTTCCTGGGCGTTGCCGACATCTCGCTGCTGGGTTGA
- the glyQ gene encoding glycine--tRNA ligase subunit alpha, whose amino-acid sequence MSQPTPAVRTFQDLILALQQYWAEQGCVVLQPYDMEVGAGTFHTATFLRAIGPETWNAAYVQPSRRPTDGRYGENPNRLQHYYQFQVVLKPNPDNFQELYLGSLKHVGLDPLVHDIRFVEDNWESPTLGAWGLGWEVWLNGMEVTQFTYFQQAGGIECYPVTGEITYGLERLAMYLQGVDSVYDLVWADGPFGRVTYGDVFHQNEVEQSTYNFEHANVDKLFELFDFYESEAKRLIELDQMLPLPSYEMVLKASHTFNLLDARRAISVTARQQYILRVRTLARSVAQAYLLARAKLGFPMATPDLRDEVLAKLEAAQ is encoded by the coding sequence GTGAGCCAGCCTACGCCAGCCGTGCGTACCTTCCAAGACTTGATCCTCGCGCTCCAGCAATACTGGGCCGAGCAAGGTTGTGTGGTACTTCAGCCCTACGATATGGAAGTAGGCGCCGGCACTTTCCACACCGCGACATTCCTGCGTGCCATCGGCCCGGAAACCTGGAACGCCGCCTACGTGCAGCCAAGCCGCCGTCCGACTGACGGCCGTTACGGCGAAAACCCGAACCGTCTGCAGCACTACTACCAGTTCCAGGTAGTCCTGAAGCCGAACCCGGACAACTTCCAGGAGCTGTACCTGGGCTCCCTCAAGCATGTCGGCCTGGACCCGCTGGTCCACGACATCCGCTTCGTCGAAGACAACTGGGAATCGCCGACCCTCGGCGCCTGGGGTCTGGGCTGGGAAGTCTGGCTCAATGGCATGGAAGTGACCCAGTTCACTTACTTCCAGCAGGCAGGCGGCATCGAGTGCTACCCGGTGACCGGCGAGATCACCTATGGTCTGGAGCGTCTGGCCATGTACCTGCAGGGCGTGGATTCGGTCTACGACCTGGTCTGGGCTGACGGTCCGTTCGGCAGAGTGACCTACGGCGACGTGTTCCACCAGAACGAAGTGGAGCAGTCCACCTACAACTTCGAACACGCCAACGTCGACAAGCTGTTCGAACTGTTCGATTTCTACGAAAGCGAAGCCAAGCGCCTGATCGAACTCGACCAGATGCTGCCGTTGCCGAGCTATGAAATGGTCCTGAAGGCCTCGCACACCTTCAACCTGCTGGATGCGCGCCGGGCGATCTCGGTGACTGCGCGTCAGCAATACATTCTGCGCGTGCGCACCCTGGCGCGTTCCGTCGCCCAAGCCTACCTGCTGGCCCGCGCCAAGCTGGGCTTCCCGATGGCAACCCCGGACCTGCGTGACGAAGTACTGGCCAAGCTGGAGGCTGCACAATGA
- the tag gene encoding DNA-3-methyladenine glycosylase I — translation MPRCFWCNEDPLYMAYHDQEWGTPLRDAQGLFELLLLEGFQAGLSWITVLRKRERYREVLYGFDVQRVAQMSDAEIDDLMLDPGIIRNRLKLNAARRNAQAWLELEDPVAFLWSFVDNRPIINHFKDRSEVPAITPQAVAMSKGLKKAGFTFVGPTICYALMQASGMVMDHTQDCDRYAQLVNGG, via the coding sequence ATGCCACGCTGCTTTTGGTGCAACGAAGATCCGCTGTACATGGCTTACCACGATCAGGAGTGGGGTACGCCGCTACGCGATGCGCAGGGTTTGTTCGAGTTGCTTTTGCTCGAAGGGTTCCAGGCCGGGCTTTCGTGGATCACCGTGCTGCGCAAGCGCGAGCGATATCGCGAGGTGTTGTACGGCTTCGACGTACAACGCGTGGCGCAGATGAGCGATGCGGAAATCGACGATTTGATGCTCGATCCGGGGATCATCCGCAACCGTCTCAAGCTCAATGCCGCCCGGCGCAATGCCCAGGCGTGGTTGGAGCTGGAAGACCCGGTGGCGTTCCTCTGGTCGTTTGTGGATAACCGCCCGATCATCAATCATTTCAAGGATCGCAGTGAAGTCCCGGCCATTACCCCGCAAGCCGTGGCCATGAGCAAGGGCCTGAAAAAGGCCGGTTTCACCTTCGTCGGTCCGACCATCTGCTACGCGCTGATGCAGGCCTCGGGCATGGTCATGGATCACACGCAGGACTGCGACCGCTACGCGCAGCTCGTCAACGGCGGTTAG
- a CDS encoding lysophospholipid acyltransferase: MEKFKGAMLVGALRLFALLPWRAVQAVGSAIGWIMWKTPNRSRDVVRINLAKCFPQMDPAERERLVGQTLKDIGKSLTESACAWIWPAQRSIDLVREVEGLDILKDALASGKGVVGITSHLGNWEVLNHFYCSQCKPIIFYRPPKLKAVDELLRKQRVQLGNKVAASTKEGILSVIKEVRKGGQVGIPADPEPAESAGIFVPFFATQALTSKFVPNMLAGGKAVGVFLHALRLPDGSGYKVILEAAPQAMYSTDTETSCAAMSKVVERYVAAYPSQYMWSMKRFKKRPPGEARWY; this comes from the coding sequence GTGGAAAAGTTTAAAGGCGCCATGCTGGTTGGCGCTCTGCGGCTGTTTGCCCTGCTGCCGTGGCGGGCCGTGCAGGCCGTGGGTTCGGCGATCGGCTGGATCATGTGGAAAACCCCCAACCGCTCCCGGGACGTGGTGCGGATCAACCTGGCCAAATGTTTTCCACAGATGGATCCGGCCGAACGTGAGCGTCTGGTCGGCCAGACCCTGAAAGACATCGGCAAGTCCCTGACCGAAAGCGCCTGCGCCTGGATCTGGCCGGCCCAGCGCTCCATCGACCTGGTGCGCGAAGTCGAAGGCCTCGACATCCTCAAGGATGCGCTGGCGTCGGGCAAAGGCGTGGTCGGCATTACCAGCCACCTGGGCAACTGGGAAGTGCTCAACCACTTCTATTGCAGCCAGTGCAAACCGATCATTTTCTACCGTCCGCCGAAGCTCAAGGCTGTGGATGAATTGCTGCGCAAACAGCGCGTGCAACTGGGCAACAAGGTCGCCGCGTCGACCAAGGAAGGCATCCTCAGCGTCATCAAGGAAGTGCGCAAGGGCGGTCAGGTGGGGATTCCTGCGGACCCGGAGCCGGCCGAATCCGCCGGGATCTTCGTGCCGTTCTTCGCTACCCAGGCCCTGACCAGCAAGTTCGTGCCGAACATGCTTGCCGGTGGCAAGGCTGTCGGGGTGTTCCTGCATGCCCTGCGTCTGCCGGACGGTTCTGGCTACAAGGTGATCCTCGAAGCCGCGCCGCAAGCCATGTACAGCACCGACACCGAAACGTCCTGCGCGGCGATGAGCAAGGTGGTCGAGCGTTATGTGGCGGCTTATCCGAGCCAGTACATGTGGAGCATGAAACGCTTCAAGAAGCGTCCGCCGGGCGAGGCGCGCTGGTACTGA
- the trkA gene encoding Trk system potassium transporter TrkA, producing MKIIILGAGQVGGSLAEHLASEANDITVVDTDGDRLRDLGDRLDIRTVQGRGSLPTVLRQAGADDADMLVAVTNSDETNMVACQVAHTLFHTPTKIARVREASYLTREEQLFQNEAIPVDVLISPEQVVTNYIKRLIQHPGALQVIDFAEGQAQLVAVRAYYGGPLVGQQLRQLREHMPNVETRVAAIFRRDRPILPQGDTVIEADDEVFFIAARANIRAVMSEMRRLDESYKRIVIAGGGQIGERLAEAIESRYQVKIIEMNPARCRYLSDTLDSTVVLQGSASDRDLLLEENIADADIFLALTNDDEANIMSSLLAKRLGAKKVMTIINNPAYVDLIQGGDIDIAISPQLATIGTLLAHVRRGDIVSVHSLRRGAAEAIEAVAHGDSKSSKVIGKAIENIALPPGTTIGAIIRDEEVIIAHGDTVIAAGDHVILFLVDKKHIRDVEKLFHVGLSFF from the coding sequence ATGAAAATCATCATCCTCGGTGCGGGACAGGTCGGCGGTTCGCTGGCTGAACATCTGGCCAGCGAGGCCAACGACATCACGGTGGTCGACACAGACGGCGACCGTCTGCGCGATCTTGGCGATCGACTCGACATCCGCACCGTGCAGGGCCGTGGCTCGCTGCCGACCGTGCTGCGTCAGGCCGGTGCCGACGACGCCGACATGCTGGTGGCGGTGACCAACAGCGACGAAACCAACATGGTCGCGTGCCAGGTTGCCCACACCCTGTTCCATACCCCGACCAAGATTGCCCGGGTGCGCGAAGCGTCGTACCTGACCCGCGAGGAGCAACTGTTCCAGAACGAGGCGATTCCGGTCGACGTGCTGATCAGTCCCGAGCAAGTGGTCACCAACTACATCAAGCGGTTGATCCAGCACCCCGGCGCCTTGCAGGTGATCGATTTCGCTGAAGGCCAGGCGCAACTGGTGGCGGTGCGCGCCTACTACGGCGGGCCGCTGGTGGGTCAGCAACTGCGCCAGTTGCGCGAGCACATGCCGAATGTGGAAACCCGAGTGGCCGCGATTTTCCGTCGTGACCGACCGATTCTTCCCCAGGGCGATACGGTGATCGAGGCGGACGACGAAGTCTTCTTCATCGCCGCCCGTGCGAACATTCGCGCGGTGATGAGCGAAATGCGCCGGCTAGACGAAAGCTACAAACGCATCGTGATTGCCGGCGGCGGGCAGATCGGCGAGCGGCTGGCCGAGGCCATCGAAAGTCGCTATCAGGTGAAGATCATCGAGATGAACCCGGCGCGCTGCCGCTACCTCTCCGACACCCTCGACAGCACCGTGGTGCTGCAGGGCAGCGCGTCGGATCGCGACCTGCTGCTGGAAGAGAACATCGCCGACGCGGACATCTTCCTCGCGCTGACCAACGATGACGAAGCCAACATCATGTCGTCGCTGCTGGCCAAACGTCTGGGCGCGAAGAAGGTGATGACGATCATCAACAACCCGGCCTACGTCGATCTGATCCAGGGCGGTGACATCGACATCGCCATCAGCCCGCAACTGGCGACCATCGGCACCTTGCTGGCCCACGTGCGGCGCGGCGATATCGTCAGCGTGCACTCGTTGCGCCGGGGCGCGGCAGAGGCCATTGAAGCGGTGGCCCATGGCGATTCGAAGTCGAGCAAGGTCATCGGCAAGGCGATCGAAAACATCGCACTGCCTCCGGGCACGACTATCGGCGCGATCATCCGTGATGAGGAAGTGATCATCGCCCACGGCGATACGGTCATCGCCGCCGGTGACCATGTGATTCTGTTCCTTGTGGATAAAAAACATATTCGCGATGTGGAGAAACTGTTCCACGTGGGCCTGAGTTTCTTCTGA
- the rsmB gene encoding 16S rRNA (cytosine(967)-C(5))-methyltransferase RsmB — MNPRLAAAKALAAVLSGKASLNSSLPTQLDKVEERDRGFTQDLAFGTARWQPRLSALAEKLLQKPFKTADADVEALLLVGLYQLLYTRVPPHAAIGETVGCADKLKKPWAKGLLNAVLRNAQREHEAIFAELERDPVVRTAHPRWLQKSLKAFWPEQWEAICEANNAHPPMILRVNRRHHSRDTYLGLLTEAAIAAQPCTFSRDGIVLDAAADVRSLPGFAEGWISVQDEAAQLAADLLDLAPGQRVLDACCAPGGKTCHILEAEPALTGVVAVDLEAKRLVRVKENLERLGLNAELIAADGRDTAAWWDGKPFQRILLDAPCSATGVIRRHPDIKLTRQADDIAALAQLQGELLDAMWKTLEVGGILLYATCSTLPTENTEVIGAFLERTPGARELDLATAAGIKQPHGRQLLAQQGGHDGFYYAKLIKIAAARG; from the coding sequence ATGAACCCGCGTCTGGCCGCCGCCAAGGCACTCGCCGCCGTCCTGAGCGGCAAGGCTTCGCTCAACAGCTCTCTGCCGACGCAACTGGACAAGGTCGAAGAACGCGATCGCGGTTTCACCCAGGACTTGGCGTTCGGCACCGCCCGCTGGCAGCCACGTTTGTCGGCGCTGGCGGAAAAACTGCTGCAGAAACCGTTCAAGACTGCGGACGCCGATGTCGAGGCGCTGCTGCTGGTCGGTCTCTATCAACTGCTTTACACCCGCGTCCCGCCGCACGCCGCCATCGGCGAAACCGTCGGTTGCGCCGACAAGCTGAAAAAGCCGTGGGCCAAAGGTCTGCTCAACGCCGTGCTGCGCAATGCCCAGCGCGAACATGAGGCGATCTTCGCCGAACTGGAACGCGATCCGGTGGTTCGCACCGCTCATCCGCGCTGGCTGCAAAAATCCCTGAAGGCCTTCTGGCCTGAACAATGGGAAGCCATTTGCGAGGCGAACAACGCGCATCCGCCGATGATCCTGCGGGTCAACCGCCGTCATCACAGCCGTGACACGTACCTCGGATTGCTGACTGAAGCAGCTATCGCCGCGCAGCCGTGCACCTTCAGCCGCGACGGCATCGTTCTCGACGCCGCCGCTGATGTACGCAGCCTGCCGGGCTTCGCCGAAGGCTGGATCAGCGTGCAGGACGAAGCCGCGCAACTGGCTGCCGATCTGCTCGACCTCGCGCCAGGCCAGCGAGTACTGGACGCCTGCTGCGCGCCGGGCGGCAAGACGTGCCACATCCTCGAAGCCGAACCGGCACTGACCGGCGTGGTGGCAGTGGACCTGGAAGCCAAACGGCTGGTGCGAGTGAAGGAAAACCTCGAGCGCCTCGGTCTGAACGCCGAACTGATCGCCGCCGACGGTCGCGACACGGCAGCGTGGTGGGACGGGAAACCGTTCCAGCGCATCCTGCTCGACGCGCCGTGCTCGGCCACCGGCGTGATCCGCCGCCATCCGGACATCAAGTTGACCCGTCAGGCCGACGACATCGCCGCCCTCGCACAACTGCAAGGCGAGTTGCTCGACGCGATGTGGAAAACCCTCGAAGTGGGCGGCATCCTGCTCTACGCCACCTGCTCGACCTTGCCGACCGAGAACACCGAGGTGATCGGTGCTTTCCTTGAGCGTACGCCGGGCGCACGGGAGCTGGATCTGGCCACCGCCGCCGGGATCAAGCAGCCCCATGGTCGCCAATTGCTGGCCCAGCAGGGCGGGCATGACGGGTTCTACTACGCCAAGCTGATCAAGATCGCTGCCGCGCGCGGCTAA
- the fmt gene encoding methionyl-tRNA formyltransferase codes for MTEPLRIVFAGTPEFAAEHLKALLDSPYEIVAVYTQPDRPAGRGQKLMPSPVKQLALENNIQVLQPPTLRNADAQAELAALKPDLMVVVAYGLILPQAVLDIPRLGCINSHASLLPRWRGAAPIQRAVEAGDAESGVTVMRMEAGLDTGPMLLKVVTPISAEDTGGSLHDRLAEMGPPAVVQAIAGLAAGTLEGEVQNDDLATYAHKLNKDEARIDWSRPAVELERLVRAFNPWPITHSTLNGEALKVLAATLAEGKGAPGTILGASKEGLLVACGEQALCLTRLQLPGGKALNFSDLFNSRREKFATGTVLGATVDAP; via the coding sequence ATGACTGAGCCACTGCGCATCGTTTTTGCCGGCACCCCGGAATTCGCCGCCGAACACCTCAAGGCCCTGCTGGACAGCCCTTACGAGATCGTTGCGGTCTACACCCAACCGGATCGCCCGGCCGGTCGTGGGCAAAAACTGATGCCGAGCCCGGTCAAACAGCTCGCCCTGGAAAACAATATCCAGGTGTTGCAGCCGCCGACCCTGCGCAACGCCGACGCTCAGGCCGAGCTCGCGGCGCTGAAACCGGATTTGATGGTGGTGGTCGCCTACGGCCTGATCCTGCCGCAAGCGGTGCTGGATATTCCGCGTCTGGGTTGCATCAACAGTCACGCCTCGCTGCTGCCGCGCTGGCGCGGTGCGGCGCCGATCCAGCGTGCCGTCGAAGCAGGCGACGCTGAAAGCGGCGTGACCGTGATGCGCATGGAAGCCGGCCTCGATACCGGTCCGATGCTGCTCAAGGTCGTCACCCCGATCAGCGCCGAAGACACTGGCGGCAGCCTCCACGATCGCCTCGCCGAAATGGGCCCGCCCGCCGTGGTGCAGGCGATTGCCGGTCTGGCCGCTGGCACCCTGGAAGGCGAAGTGCAGAACGACGACCTCGCCACCTACGCGCACAAACTGAACAAGGACGAAGCGCGCATCGACTGGAGCCGTCCGGCCGTCGAGCTGGAACGTCTGGTCCGTGCCTTCAATCCATGGCCGATCACCCACAGCACGCTCAACGGTGAAGCGCTGAAAGTGCTGGCGGCGACACTGGCCGAAGGCAAAGGCGCACCGGGTACGATTCTCGGCGCCAGCAAGGAGGGTCTGCTCGTCGCGTGCGGCGAACAGGCGCTGTGCCTGACCCGCCTGCAATTGCCCGGCGGCAAGGCGCTGAACTTCAGCGATCTGTTCAACAGCCGTCGTGAGAAATTCGCCACCGGCACCGTGCTGGGCGCAACGGTGGACGCGCCATGA
- the def gene encoding peptide deformylase encodes MAILNILEFPDPRLRTIAKPVAVVDDEVRQLVDDMFETMYEAPGIGLAATQVNVHKRIVVMDLSEDRTEPRVFINPEFESLTDEMEQYQEGCLSVPGFYENVDRPQKVRIKALDRDGKPYELIAEGLLAVCIQHECDHLNGKLFVDYLSTLKRDRIKKKLEKQHRQNA; translated from the coding sequence ATGGCCATTTTGAACATCCTCGAATTTCCGGACCCGCGTCTGCGCACTATCGCCAAACCTGTGGCTGTAGTGGACGACGAAGTGCGTCAGCTGGTCGATGACATGTTTGAAACAATGTATGAAGCGCCGGGCATCGGCCTTGCCGCGACCCAGGTCAACGTGCACAAACGTATCGTCGTGATGGACCTCTCCGAAGACCGCACCGAACCCCGGGTGTTCATCAACCCCGAGTTCGAATCGCTGACCGACGAAATGGAGCAATACCAGGAAGGCTGCCTCTCGGTGCCGGGTTTCTACGAAAACGTCGACCGCCCGCAGAAGGTCAGGATCAAGGCTCTGGACCGTGACGGCAAGCCTTACGAACTGATCGCCGAAGGTCTGCTCGCGGTGTGCATCCAGCACGAATGCGACCACCTCAACGGCAAGTTGTTCGTCGATTACCTGTCCACGCTCAAACGCGACCGGATCAAGAAGAAACTGGAAAAGCAGCACCGCCAGAACGCTTGA
- a CDS encoding LysM peptidoglycan-binding domain-containing protein — translation MRKSLLALLFLASAGAAHGQVQLKEGFPQQYTVVSGDTLWDISGKYLREPWQWPQLWQANPQIENPNLIYPGDTLTLSYVNGQPRLTVNRGESRGTIKLSPRIRTSPVAEAIPSIPLKSINSFLLSNRIVDKVEDFDKAPYIVAGDAERVLSGTGDRIFARGHFDPSQSVYGIFRQGKVYTDPQSKEFLGINADDIGGGEIVATEGDVATLALQRTTQEVRLGDRLFSGEERSINSTFMPSAPAADINGLIIDVPRGVTQIGAMDVVTLNKGKRDGLAEGNVLVVMKTGETVRDRITGQPLKIPDERAGLLMVFRTYDKLSYGLVLNASRSLAVLDKVRNP, via the coding sequence ATGAGGAAATCACTACTCGCCCTGCTGTTTCTGGCCTCGGCCGGCGCCGCGCACGGGCAAGTGCAACTCAAGGAAGGTTTTCCACAGCAATACACGGTGGTTTCGGGGGATACGCTCTGGGACATCTCCGGTAAATATTTGCGCGAACCCTGGCAGTGGCCGCAACTGTGGCAGGCCAATCCGCAGATCGAAAACCCCAATCTGATCTATCCCGGCGACACGCTGACGCTCAGCTACGTCAACGGCCAGCCGCGTCTGACCGTCAATCGCGGCGAGTCGCGCGGCACCATCAAGTTGTCGCCGCGCATCCGCACCAGTCCGGTCGCAGAGGCGATTCCGAGCATTCCGCTCAAATCGATCAACAGCTTTCTGCTGAGCAACCGCATCGTCGACAAGGTCGAGGACTTCGACAAGGCGCCGTACATCGTCGCCGGCGATGCCGAACGGGTGCTCAGCGGCACTGGCGACCGGATCTTCGCCCGTGGCCATTTCGACCCGAGCCAGTCGGTCTACGGCATCTTCCGCCAGGGCAAGGTCTATACCGATCCGCAGAGCAAGGAGTTTCTGGGGATCAACGCCGACGACATCGGCGGCGGTGAAATCGTTGCCACCGAAGGCGATGTCGCCACCCTCGCTCTGCAACGCACGACCCAGGAAGTACGCCTCGGCGACCGTTTGTTCAGCGGCGAAGAGCGTTCGATCAACTCGACCTTCATGCCCAGCGCACCCGCCGCCGACATCAACGGCCTGATCATCGATGTGCCGCGCGGCGTCACGCAGATCGGCGCGATGGACGTGGTGACCCTGAACAAAGGCAAACGCGACGGCCTGGCGGAGGGCAACGTCCTGGTGGTGATGAAAACCGGGGAAACCGTACGTGACCGCATCACCGGCCAGCCGCTGAAAATCCCCGATGAACGCGCCGGATTGCTGATGGTGTTCCGCACCTACGACAAACTCAGTTACGGCCTCGTGCTGAACGCATCGCGCTCGCTGGCGGTGCTGGACAAGGTGCGAAATCCTTAG
- the dprA gene encoding DNA-processing protein DprA translates to MMMPDSSPVSPAELEARLRLHRLPEIGPKRFTKLLEAFGSASKAISAPASAWRSLGLPMACAEARRCPDVRDGASHALRWLERPDQHLLMWDHPDYPALLAQIPDPPPLLFVAGDPRILEKPQLAMVGSRRASRPGMDTAAAFSRSLAGAGFVITSGLALGIDAAAHQAAVDVGGQTVGVLGTGLENFYPQRNRRLADAMIASGSAVLSEFPLDVGPTPSNFPRRNRIISGLSLGVLVVEASVASGSLITARLAAEQGREVYAIPGSIHHPGARGCHQLIRDGAVLVETIEHILEALRGWQHLPVSTAAANPQNPLLRLLHAAPHTSEGLADSIGWALPKVLAALTELEMDGRAVCENGRWFARVS, encoded by the coding sequence ATGATGATGCCTGATTCGTCGCCGGTTTCCCCGGCGGAACTGGAAGCGCGCCTGCGCCTGCACCGCTTGCCGGAAATCGGTCCCAAGCGTTTTACCAAACTGCTCGAAGCTTTCGGCTCGGCCTCGAAGGCGATCAGTGCGCCCGCCAGCGCCTGGCGCTCGTTGGGTTTGCCGATGGCTTGCGCCGAGGCCCGACGCTGCCCTGACGTTCGCGACGGTGCCAGTCATGCATTGCGCTGGCTAGAGCGTCCGGATCAACATTTGCTGATGTGGGATCACCCGGATTACCCAGCCTTGCTGGCGCAGATTCCCGACCCGCCACCCTTGCTGTTCGTCGCTGGCGACCCCCGGATTCTGGAAAAACCGCAACTGGCGATGGTCGGCAGTCGCCGCGCTTCCCGTCCGGGCATGGACACTGCCGCTGCATTTTCCCGCAGCCTGGCCGGCGCCGGTTTTGTCATCACCAGTGGCCTGGCGCTGGGCATTGATGCGGCCGCGCATCAAGCCGCCGTCGACGTCGGCGGGCAAACGGTCGGTGTGCTTGGTACGGGTCTGGAAAACTTTTATCCACAGCGCAACCGTCGGTTGGCGGACGCGATGATTGCGTCCGGCAGTGCAGTGCTTTCGGAATTTCCTCTGGACGTCGGGCCAACGCCGAGCAACTTCCCCAGACGCAACCGGATCATCAGCGGTTTGTCCCTCGGCGTGCTGGTGGTCGAGGCCAGTGTCGCCAGCGGTTCTTTAATCACCGCGCGGCTGGCCGCGGAACAGGGGCGCGAGGTGTACGCCATTCCGGGTTCGATCCACCATCCCGGCGCCCGGGGCTGTCATCAACTGATCCGTGACGGGGCGGTGCTGGTGGAAACCATCGAGCACATTCTCGAAGCCTTGCGCGGCTGGCAACATCTGCCGGTATCCACCGCCGCAGCGAATCCGCAGAACCCGTTGCTGCGTCTGTTGCACGCCGCGCCGCACACCAGCGAGGGCCTGGCTGACAGCATTGGCTGGGCGCTGCCGAAAGTGCTGGCGGCGCTGACCGAACTGGAGATGGATGGCCGCGCGGTGTGCGAAAACGGCCGCTGGTTTGCGCGCGTAAGCTAG